From the genome of Papaver somniferum cultivar HN1 chromosome 2, ASM357369v1, whole genome shotgun sequence, one region includes:
- the LOC113353807 gene encoding leucine-rich repeat extensin-like protein 6, protein MRNSFLYFGLLSLFTILFFSKSSHQADPPCTPNPRLQSAFKAIQEWKKLITADPKNFTSNWNGPDVCNYNGVFCAPAPDNPHIDTVASIDLNEQNIAGALPDELGLLTDLAIFHINSNHFSGVIPESFAKLHLLYELDISNNLFAGKFPKVVLSMPALKYLDIRFNNFEGSVPSKLFDMELDAIFINDNNFQFSMPANFANSTASAIVLANNHIDGCLPSNIEKMAGTLNEMIVSNNGLSSCLPPEIGKLVNLTVLDVGFNSLVGPLPKTMGNLKNLEILNVAHNELSGDIPPTICSLRHLETFTYSNNKFGGEPQNCSNLNKKGNRENRIPNMPPQRPDKRLSLFHSQAPV, encoded by the coding sequence ATGAGAAACTCATTTCTTTACTTCGGGCTATTAAGCCTTTTCACTATACTTTTCTTCTCTAAATCATCTCATCAAGCTGATCCCCCTTGTACCCCAAACCCACGACTCCAAAGTGCTTTCAAAGCTATCcaagaatggaaaaagttaattACAGCTGATCCGAAGAACTTTACGTCGAATTGGAATGGACCCGATGTCTGCAACTATAACGGTGTTTTTTGCGCACCAGCTCCTGATAATCCACACATCGACACTGTTGCATCAATTGATCTCAACGAACAAAATATTGCTGGTGCACTGCCAGATGAACTAGGCCTTCTTACGGACCTAGCCATTTTTcacattaattcaaatcattTTAGTGGAGTCATACCTGAAAGTTTCGCAAAGCTTCATCTCTTATATGAGTTGGATATTAGTAACAACTTATTTGCAGGTAAGTTCCCTAAAGTCGTCCTTAGTATGCCTGCGCTAAAATATCTAGATATCCGTTTTAACAATTTCGAAGGTAGTGTCCCGTCGAAGCTTTTTGATATGGAACTCGACGCAATCTTTATAAACGACAACAACTTCCAATTCAGTATGCCGGCAAATTTTGCCAACTCAACTGCTTCGGCTATAGTATTGGCAAACAACCATATTGACGGTTGTTTGCCTTCAAATATAGAGAAAATGGCGGGAACATTGAATGAGATGATTGTTTCAAACAACGGACTTTCTTCATGTTTGCCACCTGAGATTGGGAAGTTGGTAAATTTGACAGTTTTAGACGTTGGCTTCAACAGTTTAGTTGGACCGCTGCCTAAGACAATGGGTAATTTGAAGAATTTGGAGATACTGAATGTGGCACACAATGAATTATCTGGAGATATCCCACCGACTATATGTTCTCTGCGGCATCTGGAGACTTTCACCTATTCGAATAATAAGTTTGGTGGCGAACCTCAAAACTGTTCAAATTTAAACAAAAAAGGTAATAGAGAAAATCGTATCCCGAATATGCCACCACAGCGACCAGATAAAAGATTGTCATTGTTTCATTCACAGGCGCCTGTGTAA
- the LOC113351759 gene encoding uncharacterized protein LOC113351759, producing MHHKHEKLLSKILGIKFMSSSEKYLGTHLFVNRDKTKSFQFLIDKFYTRLGNSKKSSLNVAGRTVVTKHVLSSLAVYHMSCFPFPKKITSKIDSIQRSFWLSKKYSRHAVYFRSWGDIGKDKRCGRLGTRNTYATNKVFIAKLGWRIIQNPDHLVSNFLKDKYVINQNLLEIDKAANYNSWIWKDVVRIRTIKVNLLLKDQIMWAHTKDDSYTIKSAYKVYKNEISNGEKALFWKKFDDRLGQSLFVVNWPSLGAIVMWCIWKLRCDVVFSKVAIDIDKITLNSKRMINAYIAAPNKIQKTNMEVKILINLVDHFLFTDSSFKNFNMGIGMILCDNAGTIVQSRSDFGLISDAVVGETTALFFAISWAKEINFSKVLFIYDCLQVVDFVNGSSVCVEWRCKDILVDCKSLLLSNNNFKEKTLVERL from the exons ATGCATCATAAGCACGAGAAACTTCTTTCTAAAATTCTAGGGATAAAATTTATGAGTTCTTCTGAGAAGTACTTAGGTACTCATCTTTTCGTTAATAGAGATAAAACTAAATCTTTTCAATTTTTAATAGATAAATTCTATACCAGATTAGGAAATTCAAAAAAATCTAGTCTGAATGTTGCTGGTAGAACTGTGGTGACAAAGCATGTGTTATCTAGTCTTGCTGTTTATCATATGTCTTGTTTCCCATTTCCTAAGAAGATTACTTCAAAAATTGATTCTATTCAAAGATCTTTTTGGTTGTCCAAGAAATACTCTAGGCATGCTGTTTATTTTCGTTCTTGGGGAGATATAGGAAAGGATAAAAGATGTGGTCGGCTTGGTACTAGGAATACTTATGCTACCAACAAAGTTTTTATAGCTAAACTTGGTTGGAGAATTATTCAAAATCCTGATCACTTAGTTTCAAATTTTTTGAAAGACAAATATGTCATTAATCAAAATCTGCTGGAAATTGATAAAGCAGCTAATTATAactcttggatttggaagg ATGTTGTTAGAATTAGGACTATTAAGGTTAATCTTCTTCTTAAAGATCAAATTATGTGGGCTCATACCAAAGATGATTCTTATACTATTAAATCTGCGTATAAAGTTTATAAGAATGAAATTAGTAATGGGGAAAAAGCTTTGTTTTGGAAAAAG TTTGATGATAGATTAGGGCAGTccctttttgtggttaattggcCAAGTCTAGGTGCAATAGTTATGTGGTGTATTTGGAAACTTAGATGCGATGTGGTTTTCAGTAAAGTTGCTATTGATATTGATAAAATAACCCTTAACTCGAAAAGAATGATAAACGCTTATATAGCTGCTCCTAACAAGATTCAGAAAACTAATATGGAAGTTAAAATTCTTATTAATTTGGTGGATCATTTTCTGTTCACTGATAGTTCTTTCAAGAATTTTAACATGGGTATTGGTATGATTCTGTGTGATAATGCAGGAACAATAGTTCAATCGCGTTCGGACTTTGGTCTGATTTCTGATGCAGTGGTTGGTGAGACGACTGCTCTGTTTTTTGCCATCTCCTGGGCAAAGGAGATCAATTTTTCTAAAGTCTTGTTTATCTATGACTGCCTTCAAGTAGTGGATTTTGTTAATGGAAGCAGTGTTTGTGTCGAATGGAGATGCAAGGATATTTTGGTGGACTGCAAATCTTTACTCttaagtaataataattttaag GAGAAGACCCTTGTTGAACGTTTGTAA
- the LOC113348806 gene encoding uncharacterized protein LOC113348806 isoform X2: MKFVDNLPFEVGQLIESKSFLEGYRGAWFRCKIKDYGKRCGEHNVALEYIDFPDEKRTWIHLYRQSPAERNLVSKRRHLMLRPSYPQIYHRNQMPDTCDISEIIAIVDGTWNVGDMVDWLTDGCYWSAWITNVQDEENVQIQLPEPPAGEGGSYVVPSKELRPSLDWTPELGWTVPISKIGATSRPCVRLIQRKSPGIARKDDLGTGEKSSLKLSSASVSSHSLAGSLRSEFSRGSSVSNIKKSSNSLETVVMKKHSGDMLHKRKTETSSIKNDGTETSFPDSVSSKSVSARNNVASREQYNFCGSSKKLRKSETELNSTFIDTIEASIMDLEELVNKVKWLKGALAYGVELSNAMKPSWKFVET; encoded by the exons ATGAAATTTGTGGATAATCTTCCATTTGAAGTTGGTCAGCTGATAGAATCAAAATCGTTTCTTGAAGGTTACCGTGGAGCATGGTTTCGGTGTAAG ATTAAAGATTACGGAAAGAGATGCGGGGAACATAATGTTGCATTGGAGTATATTGACTTTCCAGATGAGA AAAGAACATGGATTCACTTGTATCGTCAGTCTCCGGCTGAGAGAAATTTGGTTTCCAAAAGAAGACATTTGATGTTGCGGCCTAGCTATCCTCAGATTTACCATCGGAATCAAATGCCTGATACGTGTGACATCTCAGAAATAATAGCAATTGTTGATGGTACCTGGAACGTGGGAGATATGGTTGATTGGCTCACGGATGGTTGCTATTGGTCTGCATGGATCACTAATGTACAAGATGAGGAAAATGTACAG ATTCAGTTACCAGAACCTCCAGCGGGTGAAGGAGGATCTTATGTAGTTCCTAGTAAAGAATTACGTCCATCCCTGGATTGGACGCCTGAGCTCGGTTGGACTGTGCCTATCTCCAAG ATAGGTGCGACTTCTCGTCCCTGTGTTCGTTTGATACAGCGTAAGAGTCCAG GTATTGCAAGAAAGGACGACTTAGGTACAGGTGAGAAATCATCATTGAAGCTTAGTTCGGCTTCTGTTTCTTCACATAGTTTAGCTGGCTCATTGCGTTCAGAGTTCTCAAGGGGTTCTTCAGTAAGTAATATCAAGAAAAGCTCCAATTCTCTGGAAACAGTAGTGATGAAAAAGCATTCTGGTGATATGCTGCACAAACGGAAGACTGAAACATCAAGCATAAAGAATGATGGCACAGAAACCAGTTTTCCAGATAGTGTTTCCTCCAAATCAGTTTCAGCAAGAAATAACGTGGCTTCAAGAGAGCAGTATAATTTTTGTGGGTCCTCGAAGAAGTTGAGGAAAAGTGAAACCGAGTTGAATTCAACATTCATCGACACTATAGAGGCTTCTATTATGGATTTAGAGGAACTTGTTAACAAGGTTAAATGGCTCAAAGGAGCTTTAGCCTACGGGGTTGAGCTTTCAAATGCAATGAAGCCTTCATGGAAGTTCGTGGAAACTTGA
- the LOC113348806 gene encoding uncharacterized protein LOC113348806 isoform X1, whose protein sequence is MLDTQCRSYPICTAMKFVDNLPFEVGQLIESKSFLEGYRGAWFRCKIKDYGKRCGEHNVALEYIDFPDEKRTWIHLYRQSPAERNLVSKRRHLMLRPSYPQIYHRNQMPDTCDISEIIAIVDGTWNVGDMVDWLTDGCYWSAWITNVQDEENVQIQLPEPPAGEGGSYVVPSKELRPSLDWTPELGWTVPISKIGATSRPCVRLIQRKSPGIARKDDLGTGEKSSLKLSSASVSSHSLAGSLRSEFSRGSSVSNIKKSSNSLETVVMKKHSGDMLHKRKTETSSIKNDGTETSFPDSVSSKSVSARNNVASREQYNFCGSSKKLRKSETELNSTFIDTIEASIMDLEELVNKVKWLKGALAYGVELSNAMKPSWKFVET, encoded by the exons ATGTTAGATACCCAGTGTCGAAG TTATCCCATCTGTACCGCCATGAAATTTGTGGATAATCTTCCATTTGAAGTTGGTCAGCTGATAGAATCAAAATCGTTTCTTGAAGGTTACCGTGGAGCATGGTTTCGGTGTAAG ATTAAAGATTACGGAAAGAGATGCGGGGAACATAATGTTGCATTGGAGTATATTGACTTTCCAGATGAGA AAAGAACATGGATTCACTTGTATCGTCAGTCTCCGGCTGAGAGAAATTTGGTTTCCAAAAGAAGACATTTGATGTTGCGGCCTAGCTATCCTCAGATTTACCATCGGAATCAAATGCCTGATACGTGTGACATCTCAGAAATAATAGCAATTGTTGATGGTACCTGGAACGTGGGAGATATGGTTGATTGGCTCACGGATGGTTGCTATTGGTCTGCATGGATCACTAATGTACAAGATGAGGAAAATGTACAG ATTCAGTTACCAGAACCTCCAGCGGGTGAAGGAGGATCTTATGTAGTTCCTAGTAAAGAATTACGTCCATCCCTGGATTGGACGCCTGAGCTCGGTTGGACTGTGCCTATCTCCAAG ATAGGTGCGACTTCTCGTCCCTGTGTTCGTTTGATACAGCGTAAGAGTCCAG GTATTGCAAGAAAGGACGACTTAGGTACAGGTGAGAAATCATCATTGAAGCTTAGTTCGGCTTCTGTTTCTTCACATAGTTTAGCTGGCTCATTGCGTTCAGAGTTCTCAAGGGGTTCTTCAGTAAGTAATATCAAGAAAAGCTCCAATTCTCTGGAAACAGTAGTGATGAAAAAGCATTCTGGTGATATGCTGCACAAACGGAAGACTGAAACATCAAGCATAAAGAATGATGGCACAGAAACCAGTTTTCCAGATAGTGTTTCCTCCAAATCAGTTTCAGCAAGAAATAACGTGGCTTCAAGAGAGCAGTATAATTTTTGTGGGTCCTCGAAGAAGTTGAGGAAAAGTGAAACCGAGTTGAATTCAACATTCATCGACACTATAGAGGCTTCTATTATGGATTTAGAGGAACTTGTTAACAAGGTTAAATGGCTCAAAGGAGCTTTAGCCTACGGGGTTGAGCTTTCAAATGCAATGAAGCCTTCATGGAAGTTCGTGGAAACTTGA